The following are from one region of the Simiduia agarivorans SA1 = DSM 21679 genome:
- the can gene encoding carbonate dehydratase: MTKLQDLFEKNAQWAERIKSEDPDFFSKLSNQQNPDYLWIGCADSRVPANEIVDLMPGELFVHRNVANVVLHTDLNCLSVIQYAVDVLQVEHIMVVGHYGCGGVAAALQNQQLGVIDLWIRNIRDIYYNNRDHIDSLSTQQARVDRLCELNVMQQVQQVSRTNVVQNAWARGQKLTVHGWIYGVGDGLLKDLIEPITGVEQIPEQYRVLKITPAK; the protein is encoded by the coding sequence ATGACCAAATTACAAGATCTGTTCGAAAAAAATGCCCAATGGGCAGAGCGTATTAAATCCGAAGACCCGGATTTCTTCTCCAAACTTTCTAACCAGCAAAACCCCGATTATTTGTGGATTGGCTGCGCCGACTCGCGCGTGCCGGCCAACGAGATCGTGGATCTGATGCCGGGAGAACTGTTTGTTCACCGCAATGTGGCCAACGTAGTGCTGCACACAGACCTCAATTGCCTGTCAGTGATTCAGTATGCGGTGGACGTGCTGCAAGTTGAACATATCATGGTGGTGGGCCATTACGGCTGTGGCGGTGTCGCCGCTGCCTTGCAGAATCAGCAACTGGGTGTTATCGATCTGTGGATCCGCAACATCCGCGATATTTATTACAATAACCGCGATCACATCGACTCTTTGTCGACCCAGCAGGCCCGGGTTGATCGCTTGTGCGAGCTGAATGTTATGCAGCAGGTACAACAGGTAAGCCGGACCAATGTGGTGCAGAATGCCTGGGCGCGCGGTCAGAAGCTGACCGTTCACGGCTGGATTTATGGCGTAGGCGATGGTCTCCTGAAAGACCTGATCGAGCCCATCACCGGCGTGGAGCAAATACCCGAGCAGTACCGGGTGTTGAAGATCACACCCGCAAAGTAA
- a CDS encoding cupin domain-containing protein produces MRNVTQILVIAGLFGTLVPAVNAQTNLQNLQLEGEPGVRVQRLSTDANSSQFYIEIDQAVRPHKHLTHSETIYVIAGEGRMRLGDKTFTLRPGDFVQVPEGEVHGVDVIRTPLKVLSVQAPEFDGTDRVWVE; encoded by the coding sequence ATGAGAAATGTGACGCAAATCTTGGTTATTGCTGGCCTGTTTGGCACTTTGGTGCCGGCTGTGAATGCCCAAACAAATCTACAGAATTTGCAATTAGAGGGTGAGCCCGGTGTGAGAGTGCAACGGCTGTCAACGGACGCTAACAGTTCCCAGTTTTACATTGAAATTGATCAGGCCGTGCGGCCCCACAAACACCTTACTCACAGCGAGACCATTTATGTGATCGCAGGAGAAGGCCGGATGCGGCTGGGTGATAAGACATTCACTCTCCGGCCTGGCGATTTTGTCCAGGTACCGGAGGGGGAAGTGCACGGTGTCGATGTGATTCGGACGCCATTGAAAGTGCTGTCGGTACAGGCACCGGAATTTGATGGAACCGACAGGGTATGGGTAGAGTAG
- a CDS encoding glycerophosphodiester phosphodiesterase family protein — protein sequence MKLPATCFTLYLTGLILSATADAGSHATSINAPLLPAQLGPRPFYLVDNMDESALKDQLSECADRRPFYRRSDFSIGHRGAPLQFPEHTRESYIAAARMGAGIIECDVTFTQDRELVCRHSQCDLHTTTNILQTPLAEKCTQDFQPAEYDPLTGELIRAASAQCCTSDITLAEFKSLKGKMDGANNRATTRAEYLAGTAGWRTDTYSQGTLLSHKESIELIASLGAKFTPELKSPQAPMPFQGDYTQEDYAQQMIDEYRAAGISPRKVFAQSFNLADVKYWLANEPAFGRQAVYLDDRYEQPSFDFRNPATYEPSMAELVADGVKIIAPPMWMLLDTSSEGKIIPSTYAKEAKQAGLKMITWTLERSAPLENDGAWYHQSTDAVVNNDGDKLVSLHVLAKDVGIIGIFSDWPATTTFYANCMNLR from the coding sequence ATGAAATTACCCGCTACCTGCTTTACGCTGTACCTCACGGGTCTGATACTGAGTGCGACCGCCGATGCCGGCAGCCATGCCACATCCATCAACGCCCCTCTGCTGCCCGCGCAACTGGGGCCCCGCCCGTTCTACCTTGTCGACAATATGGATGAATCGGCACTGAAAGATCAACTCAGCGAATGTGCCGATCGTCGCCCCTTCTATCGCCGGTCAGATTTTTCCATCGGCCACCGGGGCGCACCGCTACAATTTCCCGAGCACACCAGAGAAAGCTACATCGCCGCCGCCCGCATGGGTGCAGGCATAATTGAATGCGACGTAACCTTTACCCAGGACCGCGAGCTCGTTTGCCGCCACTCTCAATGCGATCTGCACACCACCACCAATATCCTGCAAACGCCTTTGGCTGAAAAATGCACGCAGGATTTTCAACCGGCGGAATACGATCCACTTACTGGTGAACTGATCCGTGCCGCCAGCGCCCAGTGCTGCACCTCTGACATTACGCTAGCCGAATTCAAAAGCCTGAAAGGGAAAATGGACGGCGCCAACAATCGCGCCACCACGCGCGCTGAATATCTCGCCGGTACCGCTGGCTGGCGCACAGACACTTATAGCCAGGGCACCTTGCTTTCACACAAAGAAAGTATTGAACTGATTGCCAGCCTCGGCGCCAAATTTACGCCTGAATTGAAATCTCCCCAGGCGCCAATGCCTTTTCAGGGTGACTACACTCAGGAAGATTATGCGCAGCAGATGATTGACGAATATCGCGCTGCGGGCATATCGCCGCGCAAGGTATTTGCCCAGTCCTTCAATCTGGCAGACGTGAAATACTGGCTGGCTAACGAACCGGCGTTTGGCCGGCAAGCGGTTTACCTGGATGATCGCTACGAACAGCCTAGCTTTGATTTCCGCAACCCAGCCACCTATGAGCCCAGCATGGCGGAATTGGTTGCCGATGGCGTGAAAATTATAGCGCCGCCTATGTGGATGCTGCTCGATACCAGCAGCGAGGGTAAAATTATACCGAGCACCTATGCAAAAGAGGCCAAACAAGCCGGCCTGAAAATGATTACCTGGACACTTGAGCGCTCAGCCCCGCTGGAAAATGACGGCGCCTGGTATCACCAAAGTACTGACGCGGTAGTGAATAATGACGGCGACAAGTTAGTGAGTCTGCACGTGCTGGCGAAAGACGTGGGCATCATCGGCATCTTTTCAGATTGGCCGGCCACTACAACCTTCTACGCCAACTGCATGAACCTGCGCTGA
- a CDS encoding metal-dependent hydrolase: MTHALVPLAVAAIAGRQYVSPKLCFWAVIATLLPDADVIAFKLGIAYEHILGHRGFTHSLGLALAVGLIASFFAGYLQARRWVVFVLMTISCLSHPLLDALTDGGLGVALWWPIDDARYFAPWQPIAVSPIGIKNFLTARGWAVMQSELITVWLPLALLVVPAVLVRKWNTLNTRRPSHEME, from the coding sequence ATGACGCACGCACTCGTGCCACTGGCCGTAGCGGCAATCGCCGGTCGCCAGTATGTATCCCCCAAACTCTGTTTCTGGGCGGTCATTGCCACGCTGCTGCCGGATGCCGATGTCATCGCGTTTAAGTTGGGCATTGCTTATGAGCACATTCTCGGCCACAGGGGATTTACCCATTCGCTGGGTTTAGCCTTGGCGGTGGGGTTAATCGCCAGTTTTTTTGCCGGCTATCTGCAGGCCCGGCGTTGGGTGGTATTCGTGTTGATGACGATCAGTTGCTTGTCGCATCCTTTGTTGGACGCGTTAACCGATGGCGGCCTGGGTGTTGCGTTGTGGTGGCCAATTGACGACGCGCGTTATTTCGCACCCTGGCAACCCATCGCTGTTTCGCCCATAGGCATCAAAAATTTTCTCACCGCGCGCGGCTGGGCCGTGATGCAATCGGAGCTGATAACCGTTTGGTTGCCGCTGGCGCTCCTTGTGGTGCCGGCGGTGCTGGTGCGGAAATGGAATACATTGAATACCCGGAGGCCAAGTCATGAAATGGAATAA
- a CDS encoding DEAD/DEAH box helicase family protein — protein sequence MECFSAAVKFKYPWRNYQQRLLDELQSHMEDDHLHVVAPPGSGKTVLGLEVMRRLNQPALICAPSRALRDQWVDRFCSLFLHADSPPDWISDDIRTPGRVTVVTYQALHSAMASGDEQVIIGALNAAGVKVFVLDEAHHLKNAWWQALMQVKSALKPRVVGLTATPPYDVSSTEWQRYVQLNGDIDSEIAVPELVRAGDLAPHQDYIYLSEPTEREAELLNKADEQRRKLADKLLVDQEIMRWIGAQPCMAEPAQSLDWIYENLSTYIAAQCFWRAAGHELHPMVADILAVENFTLPVFAPAHLAQVLKWLLAEKSAVWAELQERIIHQLQRAGLFHRGRVDIEDSERRQKLLLNSAGKLRAIVDIARAEWADLQQGLRQVILADHIRLEYMGKGDHAVQLNKLGVIPVFEALRTQPGLQALGCRLAVLTGQEVIIPNALGESLQAMVQAETGTRLVMEVLACDDRYSRLLLRGQDQKRIVTWLTRLLCAGDIHILVGTAALLGEGWDAPAINSLIIASAVGSYVQSNQMRGRAIRVDPMQPDKVANIWHLACVRTGKREQGNEDLLMLERRFLSFVGVSHGDGGVGILAPADDNGRGSQASICSGFQRLNMPGAYANLDALQAQNRHTLARAQDRARVALKWQRASEQGAELRKGIRVPFGGQKPLQDLKFLTLSRTLQYLLALVLFFSSLYFSLVPYVIARMGHRIQDFQTLIKVTAVGLGIALFFSAIGFGRYAWLWLRYRDIGKDLHKVGTALLCAMHERGLMHAPMGRYSLSQSTDKNGTVTLMIAGGSVSERRMFTESLMQVVAPVANPRYLITRTSVLGQILTQRDYHAVPDLLGARKQDAESLYRYWQEKVGKCDLVYTRNLEGRKVLHKARLNNLAVELDAAIEKMERWGF from the coding sequence ATGGAATGTTTCAGTGCAGCAGTAAAATTCAAATACCCCTGGCGCAACTACCAGCAACGACTGCTCGATGAATTGCAAAGCCACATGGAGGATGATCACCTGCATGTGGTGGCACCGCCGGGGTCGGGAAAAACGGTATTGGGTCTGGAAGTGATGCGCCGGTTGAACCAGCCAGCGCTGATCTGCGCACCGTCGCGCGCATTGCGCGATCAATGGGTGGACCGCTTCTGTTCTTTGTTTCTTCATGCAGACTCACCACCGGACTGGATTTCTGACGACATCCGTACGCCCGGCCGGGTGACGGTAGTGACCTATCAGGCCCTGCACAGTGCTATGGCATCGGGTGATGAGCAGGTAATTATCGGCGCGCTGAACGCGGCAGGCGTCAAAGTATTTGTGTTGGATGAAGCCCATCACCTGAAAAATGCCTGGTGGCAGGCGTTGATGCAGGTGAAGAGTGCACTCAAACCCCGTGTGGTCGGCCTGACTGCAACACCGCCCTACGATGTATCCAGTACAGAATGGCAGCGCTACGTGCAGCTCAATGGCGATATCGATAGCGAAATCGCCGTGCCGGAATTGGTGCGGGCGGGTGACCTTGCGCCGCATCAGGATTACATTTATCTGAGCGAGCCCACTGAGCGCGAAGCAGAATTACTGAATAAAGCCGACGAGCAGCGCCGCAAACTGGCCGACAAACTGTTGGTGGATCAGGAAATCATGCGATGGATCGGAGCCCAGCCCTGCATGGCTGAGCCAGCGCAATCGCTCGACTGGATCTATGAAAATCTGAGTACCTACATCGCCGCGCAGTGCTTCTGGCGGGCTGCCGGTCACGAACTGCACCCGATGGTGGCGGACATTCTGGCAGTCGAAAATTTTACCTTGCCAGTATTTGCACCGGCACACCTGGCGCAGGTATTGAAATGGTTGTTGGCAGAAAAATCCGCCGTATGGGCTGAGCTGCAGGAAAGAATTATCCACCAATTGCAGCGGGCAGGGTTGTTTCATCGCGGTCGGGTGGATATAGAAGATTCAGAACGGCGGCAAAAACTGCTGTTGAACAGCGCCGGTAAACTTCGCGCCATTGTGGATATCGCCCGGGCAGAATGGGCTGATTTACAACAGGGGTTGCGGCAGGTCATTCTGGCAGATCACATCCGGCTGGAATACATGGGCAAAGGTGATCACGCTGTTCAGCTGAATAAACTGGGCGTGATCCCGGTGTTCGAGGCGCTGCGTACGCAGCCTGGCCTGCAGGCATTGGGTTGCCGGTTGGCGGTGCTCACGGGGCAGGAAGTGATTATTCCCAATGCGTTGGGTGAATCGTTGCAGGCAATGGTTCAGGCAGAGACCGGTACCCGGTTGGTCATGGAGGTGTTGGCCTGTGATGATAGATACAGTCGCCTGCTGTTGCGAGGCCAGGATCAGAAGCGCATTGTCACCTGGCTTACCCGTTTGTTGTGCGCCGGCGACATTCACATTTTGGTGGGCACCGCAGCACTGCTGGGGGAAGGTTGGGATGCGCCCGCGATCAATAGTTTGATTATTGCCTCGGCCGTGGGTTCCTATGTGCAATCAAACCAGATGCGTGGTCGCGCTATCCGGGTCGACCCGATGCAGCCGGACAAGGTCGCCAATATCTGGCACCTGGCCTGCGTCCGCACGGGTAAGCGTGAACAGGGCAATGAAGATCTGCTGATGCTGGAACGCCGTTTCCTCAGTTTTGTGGGGGTGTCCCATGGTGATGGCGGCGTAGGTATTCTGGCGCCCGCTGATGACAATGGGCGCGGTTCACAGGCTTCGATCTGCAGTGGTTTTCAGCGCCTGAATATGCCAGGCGCTTACGCCAATCTGGACGCACTGCAAGCACAAAACCGACATACGCTCGCACGCGCGCAGGATCGTGCACGGGTGGCGTTAAAATGGCAGCGGGCAAGCGAGCAGGGTGCAGAATTACGAAAAGGCATCCGCGTGCCCTTTGGTGGGCAGAAACCACTGCAGGATCTTAAGTTTCTGACCTTGTCGCGCACCTTACAATATTTGTTGGCGTTGGTTTTATTCTTCAGTTCGCTGTATTTTTCCTTGGTGCCCTACGTGATTGCGCGCATGGGGCACAGGATTCAGGATTTTCAAACACTGATCAAAGTGACAGCGGTAGGTCTGGGCATTGCCTTGTTTTTTTCGGCCATCGGCTTTGGCCGGTATGCCTGGCTGTGGTTGCGCTATCGCGATATCGGTAAGGATCTGCACAAAGTGGGCACGGCGTTGCTCTGCGCAATGCATGAACGGGGTTTGATGCACGCGCCCATGGGCCGTTACTCATTAAGTCAGTCAACCGATAAGAACGGCACCGTTACATTAATGATTGCGGGTGGTAGCGTCAGCGAAAGGCGTATGTTTACCGAGTCTCTCATGCAAGTGGTGGCCCCCGTGGCGAATCCACGCTATCTCATCACCCGCACCTCTGTGCTGGGTCAGATACTGACCCAGCGGGACTATCACGCGGTGCCGGATCTGCTTGGGGCCAGAAAGCAGGATGCTGAAAGTTTGTATCGGTACTGGCAGGAAAAGGTCGGTAAGTGCGATCTGGTGTACACCCGAAACCTGGAGGGACGAAAAGTGTTGCATAAAGCGCGACTGAATAACCTGGCGGTTGAGTTGGATGCGGCCATTGAAAAAATGGAACGCTGGGGGTTCTGA
- a CDS encoding YebC/PmpR family DNA-binding transcriptional regulator, which yields MGAQWKAKHRAVAADAKGKLFTKLVKEILIAARNGADPDMNPRLRLAITAAKKQSMPRDTLERAIKKGSGQLDGQVNYEKVVYEGFAPHQVPVIVECLTDNVNRTITAIRMLFRKGQLGSSGSVSWDFDHVGLIEATADSAESDIEVAAIEAGAQDFEAGEDGDALFITDTTDLDLVQKALPEFGYTVESAKIGYRPKNPVTLTGEALEEVEAFLAAIDENDDVHEVYVGLAG from the coding sequence ATGGGTGCCCAATGGAAAGCCAAACACCGCGCCGTAGCCGCGGATGCCAAAGGCAAGTTATTTACCAAGCTGGTTAAAGAAATTCTGATTGCCGCGCGCAATGGCGCCGATCCGGACATGAATCCGCGTCTACGCCTGGCCATCACCGCCGCGAAAAAGCAATCCATGCCACGCGACACACTGGAGCGGGCGATCAAAAAAGGCTCCGGGCAGCTCGATGGTCAGGTGAACTATGAAAAAGTCGTATATGAAGGTTTTGCGCCGCATCAGGTGCCGGTGATTGTGGAATGCCTGACTGACAATGTGAACCGCACCATCACGGCGATTCGCATGTTGTTCCGCAAAGGCCAACTGGGCTCCTCCGGTTCTGTGAGCTGGGATTTCGACCACGTAGGGTTGATTGAGGCCACGGCCGATTCGGCCGAAAGCGATATCGAAGTTGCCGCCATTGAAGCTGGCGCGCAGGATTTTGAAGCCGGCGAAGACGGCGACGCCCTGTTCATTACCGATACCACCGATCTGGACCTGGTGCAGAAAGCACTGCCCGAATTCGGTTATACCGTCGAGTCGGCCAAAATCGGTTATCGCCCGAAAAACCCGGTCACGCTCACCGGAGAAGCGCTCGAAGAGGTCGAGGCGTTTTTGGCGGCCATCGATGAAAATGACGATGTGCATGAAGTCTATGTGGGTTTAGCGGGATAG
- a CDS encoding fumarate hydratase: MTVIRQDDLITSVADALQFISYYHPKDFIQAVHEAYQREQSKAAKDAMAQILINSRMCAMGHRPICQDTGIVSVFLKIGMNVRFEGDLSLEDMVNEGVRRAYKHPDNVLRASVLADPDGARKNTGDNTPAMITYKMVPGDKLEVHVVAKGGGSEAKTKFAMLNPSDSIVDWVLSVVPQMGAGWCPPGILGIGVGGTADKAMALAKEALLDPIDIHDLQARGASNRSEELRLELFDKVNKLGIGAQGLGGLTTVLDIKVKDMPTHAANKPVAIIPNCAATRLAKFVLDGSGPATQTPPSLDDYPEIAWEVGDSVRRVNLDTVTPQDVQDWAPGETILLSGKMLTGRDAAHKKMIDLIAKGEPLPVDLKGRFIYYVGPVDPVGDEVVGPAGPTTATRMDKFTRTMLEKTGLLGMIGKAERGPAAIEAIRDNKAVYLMAVGGSAYLVSKAIKSSKVLGFPELGMEAIYEFEVQDMPVTVAVDSKGESVHQTGPKIWQAKIEEGVLEVK; the protein is encoded by the coding sequence ATGACCGTGATTCGCCAGGACGATCTGATCACCAGCGTGGCCGATGCGCTGCAGTTCATTTCTTACTATCACCCCAAAGACTTTATTCAGGCTGTGCACGAGGCCTACCAGCGCGAGCAGAGCAAGGCCGCCAAGGACGCCATGGCGCAGATCCTCATCAACTCACGCATGTGCGCCATGGGCCACCGCCCCATTTGCCAGGATACCGGTATCGTGTCGGTGTTCCTGAAAATCGGCATGAACGTGCGCTTTGAAGGCGACCTGTCGTTGGAAGATATGGTGAACGAAGGTGTACGTCGCGCCTACAAGCACCCAGACAATGTGCTGCGTGCGTCTGTATTGGCCGACCCGGATGGCGCCCGCAAAAATACCGGCGACAATACCCCGGCCATGATCACCTACAAAATGGTGCCCGGCGATAAGCTGGAAGTGCACGTGGTGGCCAAAGGCGGCGGCAGCGAAGCGAAAACCAAATTTGCCATGCTGAACCCGTCCGATTCCATTGTGGATTGGGTCTTGTCGGTAGTGCCGCAAATGGGCGCGGGCTGGTGCCCACCGGGTATTCTCGGCATCGGTGTAGGCGGTACGGCAGACAAAGCCATGGCACTGGCCAAAGAAGCCCTGCTGGACCCCATTGATATTCACGACTTGCAGGCGCGCGGTGCCAGCAACCGTTCGGAAGAGTTGCGCCTGGAACTGTTCGACAAGGTCAACAAACTGGGCATTGGTGCCCAGGGTCTTGGCGGTCTGACCACGGTATTGGATATCAAGGTCAAAGATATGCCCACGCACGCCGCTAACAAGCCCGTGGCCATTATCCCTAACTGTGCGGCAACCCGCTTGGCCAAATTTGTGCTCGACGGTTCCGGTCCGGCCACCCAAACGCCTCCATCATTGGATGATTATCCCGAGATTGCCTGGGAGGTGGGTGATTCCGTGCGCCGGGTAAATCTGGACACGGTGACGCCTCAGGATGTGCAGGATTGGGCGCCGGGTGAAACCATTTTGCTGTCGGGCAAGATGCTGACCGGTCGCGATGCCGCGCACAAAAAGATGATAGATCTGATCGCCAAAGGCGAACCACTGCCGGTGGATCTGAAGGGCCGGTTTATTTATTACGTGGGCCCGGTTGATCCGGTGGGTGATGAAGTGGTTGGCCCTGCTGGCCCCACTACTGCCACCCGTATGGATAAGTTCACCCGCACTATGCTGGAAAAAACCGGTTTGCTGGGCATGATCGGCAAAGCCGAACGCGGCCCGGCGGCGATTGAGGCAATCCGCGATAATAAAGCGGTTTACCTGATGGCGGTGGGCGGCTCGGCCTATCTGGTGTCGAAGGCGATTAAGTCGTCCAAGGTGCTGGGATTCCCGGAGCTCGGCATGGAAGCAATTTACGAATTTGAAGTACAGGATATGCCGGTCACCGTTGCGGTAGACAGCAAGGGTGAATCCGTTCATCAGACCGGCCCGAAAATCTGGCAAGCCAAAATTGAAGAGGGTGTGCTGGAGGTTAAGTAG
- a CDS encoding Fe-Mn family superoxide dismutase, with the protein MAIELPALPYAMDALAPHISKETLEYHYGKHHKTYVDKLNGMIPGTEFEGKSLEDIVKSSQGGVFNNAAQIWNHTFYWNCLSPNGGGAATGAVAEAINKAFGSFDKFKEEFTAQAVANFGSSWTWLVKKADGSVAIVNTSNAATPLTDASVTPILTIDLWEHAYYIDYRNARPNYINAFWALVNWDFVNANFA; encoded by the coding sequence ATGGCTATTGAACTGCCCGCGCTTCCCTACGCAATGGACGCCCTTGCGCCCCATATTTCCAAGGAAACCCTCGAGTACCACTACGGTAAGCACCACAAGACTTACGTCGACAAGCTCAACGGCATGATTCCCGGTACCGAGTTTGAAGGCAAATCGCTGGAAGATATCGTGAAATCTTCCCAGGGCGGTGTGTTCAACAATGCGGCTCAGATCTGGAACCACACCTTCTACTGGAACTGCCTGAGCCCGAACGGTGGCGGTGCAGCGACCGGTGCCGTGGCCGAGGCGATCAACAAGGCATTTGGCTCTTTCGACAAGTTCAAAGAAGAGTTCACCGCTCAGGCCGTGGCTAACTTTGGCTCTTCCTGGACCTGGTTGGTGAAAAAGGCCGACGGTTCCGTTGCTATCGTCAATACCAGCAACGCGGCTACCCCCCTGACCGATGCTTCAGTGACCCCGATCCTGACCATCGACCTGTGGGAGCATGCCTACTACATCGATTATCGCAATGCCCGCCCCAACTACATCAACGCTTTCTGGGCGCTGGTGAACTGGGACTTCGTGAACGCCAATTTCGCCTGA
- a CDS encoding DUF885 domain-containing protein: MKPILKSLAGVTGGLLLSLGALADTTEDAKAEALFEAVFNENLDRSPVFQTYLGMKTNYDQWDDLSPEHEREGYAQTRDHLTRLQAIDKSKLSADVALSYRLLEDDLKQDIEFEQWRLHNYPVNQMFGTHSMVPSFLINQHRVDTVEDAQAYIGRINGVPKLMIQLTANLEERAKAGIIAPKFVFPYVISDSENLLKGAPFTKGEDSPLMADLRKKVNALDTDDKTKAKLIKDGEKALKKNLKAGYTHLISYLKKLEKKADTRDGAWKLPKGGEFYNAALRKTTTTELTAEEIHNIGLKEVARIHGEMKAIMKQVKFEGSLQDFFVFMREDDQFYYPNTEAGKQRYLDEATAMIDNMKGRLDELFITKPKADLIVKAVEPFREKSAGKAFYQRPAPNGSRPGIYYANLYDMKSMPTYQMEALAYHEGIPGHHMQLAIATELTGVPKFRKFGHYTAYSEGWGLYTEYLPKEMGLYEDPYSDFGRLAMELWRAARLVVDTGLHYKKWTREQAIDYLVTNTPNPEADCVKAIERYIVMPSQATAYKIGMIKILELREKAKAEMGDRFDIRQYHDLVLTSGPVPLTVLEERVNQWIAGASK, from the coding sequence ATGAAACCCATCCTGAAATCGCTTGCCGGTGTCACCGGCGGTCTGCTGCTGAGCCTGGGCGCTCTGGCCGACACCACTGAAGACGCCAAGGCAGAAGCCCTGTTTGAAGCGGTATTTAACGAAAATCTGGACCGCAGCCCGGTATTCCAGACCTACCTGGGCATGAAAACCAATTACGATCAGTGGGACGACCTGTCGCCCGAGCACGAGCGTGAAGGCTATGCCCAGACCCGTGACCACCTCACGCGTCTGCAAGCCATCGACAAATCCAAATTGTCCGCCGATGTGGCGCTGAGCTACCGATTGCTGGAAGACGACCTCAAGCAGGATATCGAATTTGAACAGTGGCGCCTGCACAACTACCCGGTCAACCAGATGTTCGGCACTCACTCCATGGTGCCCTCTTTCCTGATTAATCAACACCGGGTCGATACTGTCGAAGATGCCCAGGCCTATATCGGCCGTATCAATGGCGTACCCAAGTTGATGATACAACTGACCGCCAATCTGGAAGAGCGCGCCAAGGCCGGCATTATTGCCCCTAAATTCGTGTTTCCTTACGTGATCAGCGACAGCGAGAACCTGCTCAAAGGCGCGCCGTTCACTAAAGGCGAAGACAGCCCGTTAATGGCCGACCTGCGCAAAAAAGTGAACGCGCTGGACACGGATGACAAAACCAAAGCGAAGCTGATAAAAGACGGTGAGAAGGCGCTGAAGAAAAACCTCAAGGCGGGCTACACCCACCTGATCAGCTACCTGAAAAAGCTGGAGAAAAAGGCAGACACCCGCGATGGCGCGTGGAAGCTGCCCAAGGGTGGTGAGTTCTACAACGCCGCCCTGCGCAAAACCACCACCACCGAACTCACCGCCGAAGAAATCCACAATATCGGCCTGAAGGAAGTGGCGCGCATTCATGGCGAAATGAAAGCCATCATGAAGCAGGTAAAGTTCGAAGGCAGCTTGCAGGATTTCTTTGTATTCATGCGTGAGGACGACCAGTTCTACTACCCCAACACCGAAGCGGGCAAGCAGCGGTACCTGGACGAAGCCACGGCCATGATCGACAACATGAAAGGCCGTCTGGATGAGCTGTTCATCACCAAGCCCAAAGCCGATCTGATTGTGAAGGCGGTAGAACCTTTCCGTGAAAAGTCTGCCGGCAAAGCGTTTTACCAGCGCCCAGCGCCCAACGGCAGCCGCCCGGGTATTTACTACGCCAACCTGTATGACATGAAGTCCATGCCCACCTATCAGATGGAAGCGCTGGCCTACCATGAAGGCATTCCGGGCCACCACATGCAGCTGGCTATTGCCACTGAACTGACCGGCGTCCCCAAGTTCCGCAAGTTCGGCCACTACACTGCCTACTCCGAAGGTTGGGGCCTGTACACAGAGTACCTGCCGAAGGAAATGGGCCTGTATGAAGACCCTTACTCCGACTTTGGCCGCCTGGCCATGGAGCTCTGGCGCGCGGCACGACTGGTCGTCGACACCGGTCTGCACTACAAAAAATGGACCCGCGAGCAAGCCATTGATTACCTGGTTACCAACACACCCAACCCGGAAGCGGATTGTGTGAAAGCCATCGAGCGCTACATCGTTATGCCCTCGCAGGCCACCGCCTACAAAATTGGCATGATCAAGATCCTGGAACTGCGTGAAAAAGCCAAAGCCGAAATGGGCGACCGGTTTGATATCCGCCAGTACCACGATCTGGTACTCACCTCGGGCCCGGTACCCTTGACAGTACTGGAAGAGCGAGTGAACCAGTGGATTGCAGGCGCATCCAAATAA